A single genomic interval of Spirosoma linguale DSM 74 harbors:
- a CDS encoding amino acid permease-associated region (PFAM: amino acid permease-associated region~KEGG: mca:MCA0718 amino acid permease family protein): MTKLARSLDLRSAILLVVSSIIGSGVFKKVAPMAAELGSPLLVIGCWIVAGMISLAGALTYAEMAGMFPQSGGEYVYFKKVYGRLFAFLYGWGAFTVMRTATIAALAHVFGQSLITFTGAGGASPEGVVKCIASVLIVFLSFVNYRGVSFAEGLSRGLIYLIFLAVLIIAVLGFQAASGQVDHITQAIPNFVPNEHRTLLGSLVIASLGAFWGYEGWNQIGYIGEEIKNPQRSLPISLSLGTTIVVSIYVLLNVVYLYVLPIEALAQLAGTPDKIAAVEVVRQAAGWVGALFISVLILVTTTNATNASILMPARLFYAMARDGLFFKSVAVIHPRFKTPSIAILLQGTWSIILVWSGSFDQLTDTLVFSSFIFYGATALGVILLRFKQPHLERPYRVVGYPVVPLFFLACCTLLVVMTLLNQPREALTGLGLIATGLPFYWYWQSKPPIAESDPVDVADVH; encoded by the coding sequence ATGACAAAACTTGCCCGCTCTCTGGACCTCCGCTCCGCTATCTTATTGGTGGTGAGCAGCATTATCGGCTCTGGTGTTTTCAAGAAAGTAGCGCCGATGGCCGCTGAGCTAGGCTCCCCACTGTTGGTAATTGGCTGCTGGATCGTAGCCGGGATGATTAGTCTGGCCGGGGCACTGACCTATGCTGAAATGGCGGGCATGTTTCCGCAATCAGGGGGTGAATATGTTTATTTTAAAAAGGTATACGGGCGTTTGTTTGCCTTCCTTTACGGCTGGGGTGCCTTTACCGTCATGCGAACGGCAACCATAGCCGCTCTGGCGCACGTTTTCGGACAGTCTCTGATAACGTTCACGGGGGCAGGCGGAGCATCTCCCGAAGGGGTGGTCAAGTGCATTGCCAGCGTGCTGATCGTGTTTTTGAGTTTTGTGAATTACCGGGGGGTATCCTTTGCGGAGGGACTTAGCCGGGGGCTTATTTACCTGATATTTCTGGCCGTACTCATCATCGCTGTACTGGGCTTTCAGGCCGCATCCGGACAGGTTGACCACATCACTCAGGCCATACCGAATTTTGTACCCAATGAGCACCGCACGCTGCTCGGCTCGCTGGTTATTGCTTCGCTGGGAGCCTTTTGGGGGTACGAAGGCTGGAATCAGATCGGCTACATCGGCGAAGAGATAAAAAATCCGCAGCGTAGTTTACCCATCTCCCTGAGCCTGGGCACCACCATCGTTGTCAGTATTTATGTGTTGCTGAATGTGGTTTATCTGTATGTGTTGCCCATTGAAGCCCTGGCCCAACTCGCCGGTACACCCGATAAAATTGCGGCTGTCGAAGTGGTACGGCAGGCCGCTGGCTGGGTTGGTGCTCTATTTATCTCGGTCCTGATTCTGGTCACAACCACGAATGCAACCAACGCATCCATCCTAATGCCCGCCCGCCTTTTTTACGCGATGGCGCGGGACGGCTTATTTTTCAAGTCCGTCGCGGTCATTCACCCCCGATTCAAAACGCCATCCATCGCCATTCTGCTTCAGGGGACCTGGTCAATCATCCTGGTTTGGTCGGGGAGTTTCGATCAGTTGACCGACACGCTGGTCTTTTCTTCGTTTATTTTCTACGGTGCTACGGCGCTGGGAGTCATTCTACTCCGGTTCAAACAACCGCATCTGGAAAGGCCCTATCGGGTTGTTGGCTATCCTGTTGTGCCGCTGTTTTTCCTGGCCTGCTGTACGTTGTTGGTCGTTATGACCCTGCTCAATCAACCCCGAGAAGCCCTGACGGGCCTTGGCCTGATTGCCACCGGATTGCCCTTCTATTGGTACTGGCAGTCAAAACCACCCATTGCCGAGTCGGACCCGGTTGATGTAGCCGATGTTCATTGA
- a CDS encoding conserved hypothetical protein (KEGG: mxa:MXAN_7111 hypothetical protein) encodes MLPYFPFGQQFNDKMGTFPLSENEPLIEPDGHYARETALKRQLLTELPAYYYQSLPGHKTAQWEVLEALLTNLCQFEPSQFSLRTEGNRWHWSNNRLNEHTSFTFGDAGSLPLEPLDWVGRQVQEDLILLDGPEASLVAGQLCFGNGWCLDEKIGLPFWQIHAPITPIVEPMLRSAQKLMERLPAGRPVWRLNWSVKMSDQLDMTSRHTPALDQLLTERAPSLTPETIAECLYVRIERQTLTRLPRSGAILFGIHTYQNRLSDEVSKRPDAAERLTNVFKTTPQAMLDYKGMTPFMPALLAYLTTASLVTTCPSA; translated from the coding sequence ATGCTTCCTTACTTCCCTTTCGGACAGCAATTCAACGACAAAATGGGGACTTTCCCTCTGTCTGAAAACGAACCACTTATCGAACCAGACGGCCACTACGCAAGGGAAACAGCACTCAAAAGACAGCTTCTCACTGAATTACCGGCCTATTATTACCAATCGCTGCCAGGTCATAAAACAGCACAATGGGAAGTCCTGGAGGCTCTTTTGACGAATCTGTGTCAGTTTGAACCCAGCCAGTTTTCCCTCCGGACAGAAGGCAACCGCTGGCATTGGTCGAACAACCGGCTGAACGAACACACGTCCTTTACGTTCGGTGATGCCGGTTCGTTGCCCCTGGAACCGCTCGATTGGGTGGGTCGTCAGGTTCAGGAAGATCTTATTTTACTGGATGGACCGGAGGCTTCGCTGGTTGCCGGACAGCTTTGTTTTGGTAATGGCTGGTGCCTGGACGAAAAAATCGGCCTACCCTTCTGGCAGATTCACGCGCCCATAACACCCATCGTTGAGCCGATGCTGCGGTCGGCTCAGAAACTGATGGAACGATTACCCGCTGGACGCCCGGTCTGGCGACTAAACTGGAGCGTAAAAATGTCTGATCAGCTGGACATGACAAGCCGCCACACCCCTGCCTTAGACCAGCTCCTGACCGAACGAGCCCCCAGTTTAACCCCAGAAACCATTGCCGAATGCCTGTATGTGCGTATTGAGCGGCAAACCCTCACCCGTCTGCCGCGTTCGGGTGCCATCCTGTTTGGTATTCATACGTACCAGAACCGGCTCTCGGACGAAGTCAGCAAACGCCCCGATGCCGCTGAACGGCTCACAAATGTTTTCAAAACCACGCCCCAGGCCATGCTTGATTACAAAGGCATGACCCCCTTCATGCCCGCATTACTGGCTTACTTAACAACGGCATCCCTCGTTACTACCTGCCCATCTGCCTGA
- a CDS encoding Mandelate racemase/muconate lactonizing protein (PFAM: Mandelate racemase/muconate lactonizing protein~KEGG: dat:HRM2_12000 chloromuconate cycloisomerase- like protein): MRINAIRTYRRDLALTKPYTIAYQTTSAVENVFVELELENGLVGLGAANPDPDVVGETPAQTHLNLQSDWTASLIGRDIRSLHELIDDTRNQFPQAPGTLAALDIAIHDAFAQYLGIPVVQFYGRNIRTLPTSVTIGIMNTADTLAEAAAYVQQGFRVLKVKTGVQVDEDIERIVKLRERFGSLLTIRVDANQGYTLADLQRFLAHTKHLNIELIEQPLPVGREHELLILPDDVRCLLAADESLKGPEAAIKLSQQPQPFGIFNIKLMKCGGIRSAIQIASIARPVDIALFWGCNDESRVSITAALHAAFACPNTRHIDLDGSFDLAEDVVSGGFIVEDGYMRPTGGPGLGLTRL, encoded by the coding sequence ATGCGCATTAACGCCATCCGCACCTACCGCCGGGACCTGGCCCTGACAAAGCCTTACACCATTGCCTATCAGACAACATCGGCGGTAGAAAACGTTTTTGTTGAACTGGAACTGGAAAACGGGCTGGTTGGTCTGGGCGCGGCTAACCCCGACCCCGATGTGGTGGGTGAAACGCCGGCACAAACGCATCTTAATCTGCAAAGTGACTGGACAGCGAGTCTGATTGGCCGGGATATCCGCTCGCTGCACGAACTGATCGACGATACCCGGAACCAGTTTCCTCAGGCTCCCGGCACACTGGCTGCGCTGGACATTGCCATTCACGACGCCTTTGCTCAATACCTTGGCATTCCGGTCGTGCAGTTTTACGGCCGGAATATCCGAACCCTGCCTACATCCGTCACAATCGGCATCATGAACACCGCCGATACCCTGGCCGAAGCGGCAGCGTATGTACAGCAGGGCTTTCGGGTGCTTAAAGTAAAGACGGGCGTACAGGTGGACGAAGATATCGAGCGAATCGTAAAACTCCGGGAGCGCTTCGGCTCGTTGCTGACCATTCGCGTCGATGCCAATCAGGGCTATACTTTAGCGGATCTCCAGAGGTTTTTGGCGCATACGAAACACCTGAACATTGAACTGATTGAGCAGCCGCTGCCGGTTGGGCGGGAGCATGAGCTGCTTATTTTACCGGATGATGTCCGTTGTCTGCTGGCGGCCGATGAATCGCTGAAAGGGCCCGAAGCTGCCATTAAACTCTCTCAGCAACCACAGCCGTTTGGTATTTTCAACATCAAGCTGATGAAATGTGGGGGCATCCGCTCGGCCATCCAGATAGCTTCTATTGCTCGCCCGGTCGACATTGCCCTCTTCTGGGGGTGCAACGACGAAAGCCGCGTTAGTATAACGGCTGCACTGCACGCGGCCTTTGCCTGTCCCAATACCCGGCACATCGACCTCGATGGTAGTTTCGACTTGGCGGAAGACGTCGTTTCGGGTGGTTTCATCGTCGAGGATGGCTACATGCGCCCCACCGGCGGCCCCGGTCTGGGCCTCACCCGACTGTAA
- a CDS encoding protein of unknown function DUF1611 (PFAM: protein of unknown function DUF1611~KEGG: mca:MCA1833 hypothetical protein), which translates to MTNQAILLTDGLLTTTDAKTAHGLIRGTERYTVVGVVDAPTAGQDAGTVLDGTTRNIPIYASVSEALAHLPAVSYAIVAVATNGGVLPTNMLADIKLCLQQGLSVVNGLHEFLNDKPDLVALAQQSGAQLIDVRRPKPRQELHFWTGEINQVTAPIIAIMGTDCALGKRTTTRLIREACERQAINAQMIYTGQTGWLQGVRYGFIFDSTLNDFVSGELEHALVSCWRETGADVLLIEGQASLRNPSGPCGSEFLVSGNARHVVLVHAPKRTYYDHLPAWGAIPSVESEIALIGCYGATVIALALNTEGCSREEAFAFQREYTERLGIPVLLPLEEGVDPILPTIHALTSMSHAH; encoded by the coding sequence ATGACCAATCAAGCTATACTGCTTACAGACGGCCTTCTCACAACAACCGATGCCAAAACGGCCCACGGCCTTATCCGGGGCACGGAGCGGTATACAGTTGTGGGGGTGGTCGATGCGCCAACGGCCGGACAGGATGCGGGCACTGTACTCGACGGCACCACCCGCAACATACCCATTTATGCGTCGGTTAGTGAAGCACTCGCCCATCTGCCAGCCGTTTCCTACGCCATCGTGGCGGTGGCAACCAACGGGGGCGTTTTACCCACAAACATGCTGGCCGACATCAAACTCTGTCTTCAGCAGGGCCTTTCGGTGGTTAACGGACTCCACGAATTCCTCAACGATAAGCCGGATCTGGTGGCGCTGGCGCAGCAGTCAGGCGCTCAATTAATCGACGTTCGGCGGCCAAAACCCCGACAGGAACTGCATTTCTGGACGGGTGAGATCAACCAGGTAACGGCTCCCATTATTGCCATTATGGGAACAGACTGTGCGCTGGGAAAACGCACGACGACCCGGTTGATTCGGGAAGCCTGCGAACGGCAGGCGATCAATGCACAGATGATTTACACCGGGCAAACCGGCTGGCTACAGGGCGTCCGGTACGGCTTCATCTTCGACTCGACCCTCAACGATTTCGTGTCGGGCGAGCTGGAACACGCGCTGGTATCGTGCTGGCGCGAAACGGGTGCCGATGTGCTGCTCATCGAGGGGCAGGCTTCCCTGCGTAACCCCAGCGGCCCCTGCGGCTCAGAGTTTCTGGTTTCCGGCAATGCGCGGCATGTGGTGCTGGTTCATGCGCCCAAACGTACGTATTACGACCATTTACCGGCCTGGGGAGCCATCCCGTCGGTCGAGTCGGAAATTGCCCTGATCGGGTGTTACGGGGCAACCGTAATTGCCCTCGCCCTGAACACGGAAGGGTGCTCACGGGAGGAAGCCTTCGCCTTTCAGAGGGAGTACACCGAGCGGCTGGGGATTCCGGTGCTGCTGCCGCTGGAAGAGGGTGTCGACCCGATTTTACCCACTATTCACGCCCTAACGTCCATGTCCCATGCGCATTAA
- a CDS encoding beta-lactamase (PFAM: beta-lactamase; D-aminoacylase domain protein; amidohydrolase; Amidohydrolase 3~KEGG: cak:Caul_1130 N-acyl-D-glutamate deacylase), which yields MPFYTRCLLQISCFVLLSSFALQAQPADRLLPGRLKTLDSTLTYLHERALFNGVVLVAEKGAVRYRKAFGTANIATNEPLTMSSAFNLASISKQFVALMIMQLQEQGKLRYDERVRTYLPDFPYDTITVRHLLTHTSGLPEYDALMQRYAGPLDTLTNAGMLQLLRQHKPALLFRPGTQWAYSNTGYVLLGSIITTLSGMPVEQFLDRQIVKPLKLKNTYAYYLNSQTVPHNRVYGFGRESGRNVSNDLIRLDGVIGDGNIYSSAEDLLVWEQALATEKLIRRRTMQEAFTPVELTGKRSYPYGFGWFVEDGGKTLAHTGSWVGFLNVLVRYVDKQQTLVVLSNSSEGTARRVARDILEGKTVTLPQTKLITNVRLVDGTGTPARQSAVRLRDDRIWETGNLTAFPNEPVTDGHGLVLAPGFIDSHSHHVSGLSRQPDAPAVVNQGITTIVSGQDGGSWAMDTLQAQLRRQPVAVNIASYTGQATLRQQVMGANGLYRTAKPDEVARMKALLRIELGKGSLGLSTGLEYESAFFSSRDEVIQLAQVAADSGGRYMSHIRSEDISLDDALEEIIQIGRVTKMPVLISHLKIALRDKWGQSTRILAQLERARAEGINITADCYPYDYWNSTLRVLFPKRDYTNAASAEFAVNQLFDPMQSVLVRFAPNPAYAGKTVGEVATLRHENPAQTLMALIGDASAYAKNNPEAEGIEAIMGKSMDEPDVANFLAWPHTNICSDGANDGHPRGYGAFTRVLGRYVRDQKLMPLETAIQKMTSLTAEHLGLTDRGLIAPGYYADLVLLNPETVQDNARIGSNKALSSGIEAVWVAGQLVYQGQKTTGAHPGVLIRRK from the coding sequence ATGCCTTTTTACACCCGCTGCTTGCTACAAATAAGCTGTTTTGTACTCTTGTCTTCTTTCGCCCTACAGGCACAACCCGCCGACCGGCTGCTGCCCGGGCGCCTGAAAACGCTCGACTCGACTCTAACCTACCTGCACGAACGGGCGTTGTTCAATGGGGTGGTTCTGGTTGCTGAAAAAGGGGCCGTTCGCTACCGGAAAGCCTTCGGAACAGCCAACATAGCCACCAATGAACCGCTGACAATGAGTTCAGCGTTTAATCTGGCGTCGATCTCGAAGCAGTTCGTTGCCCTGATGATCATGCAGTTGCAGGAGCAGGGGAAGCTCCGGTACGACGAACGTGTTCGCACCTACCTCCCCGATTTTCCGTATGACACGATCACGGTTCGGCATTTATTGACGCATACATCCGGCCTGCCCGAGTACGATGCCCTCATGCAACGGTATGCCGGGCCACTCGATACGCTGACAAACGCGGGGATGCTGCAACTGCTGCGCCAGCACAAACCAGCCCTGCTGTTCAGACCCGGTACGCAGTGGGCGTATTCCAATACCGGCTATGTGCTGCTGGGGTCAATCATTACGACCCTGTCGGGTATGCCCGTGGAGCAGTTTCTTGATCGGCAAATCGTTAAACCACTCAAACTGAAAAATACGTACGCCTATTATCTGAACAGCCAGACCGTACCGCATAATCGGGTATATGGGTTCGGGCGGGAGAGCGGCAGAAACGTATCCAATGACCTTATTCGGCTGGACGGTGTCATTGGCGACGGGAATATCTATTCGTCGGCCGAGGATTTACTGGTGTGGGAACAGGCGCTGGCAACGGAAAAGCTGATCAGGCGACGGACAATGCAGGAGGCTTTTACACCGGTCGAACTGACCGGCAAACGGTCGTATCCGTACGGGTTCGGCTGGTTTGTTGAGGACGGCGGGAAGACCCTGGCGCATACCGGCAGTTGGGTCGGCTTCCTGAATGTGCTTGTGCGGTATGTCGATAAACAGCAAACGCTGGTTGTGCTCAGTAACAGTAGCGAGGGAACGGCCCGGCGGGTAGCTCGCGACATTCTGGAAGGAAAAACGGTTACGTTGCCCCAAACGAAGCTCATCACAAACGTTCGGCTTGTTGATGGAACAGGCACCCCGGCCCGGCAATCGGCCGTTCGCCTTCGCGACGACCGTATCTGGGAAACCGGTAACCTGACAGCTTTCCCGAACGAGCCTGTCACCGACGGACATGGCCTGGTGCTGGCACCCGGCTTTATCGACAGCCACAGCCACCATGTGTCGGGGTTGAGTCGCCAGCCCGATGCGCCCGCCGTTGTGAATCAGGGCATAACAACCATCGTGTCGGGGCAGGATGGCGGAAGCTGGGCGATGGATACCTTACAAGCCCAACTCAGGCGGCAACCCGTGGCGGTAAATATTGCGAGTTATACGGGGCAGGCTACCTTACGGCAGCAGGTGATGGGAGCCAATGGGTTGTATCGAACGGCAAAACCCGACGAGGTGGCCCGCATGAAAGCCCTTTTACGAATCGAGCTGGGCAAAGGATCGCTGGGGTTATCGACCGGGCTGGAGTATGAATCCGCCTTTTTTTCCAGCCGCGACGAGGTCATACAACTGGCACAGGTAGCCGCCGATTCGGGCGGGCGGTACATGAGCCATATTCGCAGTGAGGATATTTCGCTGGACGATGCCCTTGAGGAAATCATTCAGATTGGGCGAGTGACAAAGATGCCCGTTCTGATCTCCCACCTTAAAATTGCCCTGCGGGACAAGTGGGGGCAGTCGACCCGCATTCTGGCCCAATTGGAACGCGCCCGCGCCGAGGGCATAAACATCACCGCCGATTGTTATCCGTACGATTACTGGAATTCGACGCTGCGGGTACTTTTTCCAAAACGGGATTACACAAACGCAGCCAGCGCCGAATTTGCCGTCAACCAGCTCTTCGATCCCATGCAGTCGGTGTTGGTTCGGTTTGCGCCAAACCCGGCCTATGCCGGAAAAACGGTTGGCGAGGTGGCCACGTTGCGTCATGAAAACCCCGCTCAAACGCTGATGGCGTTGATTGGCGATGCGTCGGCCTACGCGAAAAACAACCCCGAAGCTGAGGGCATAGAGGCCATCATGGGGAAGTCGATGGATGAACCGGATGTAGCTAATTTTCTGGCCTGGCCCCATACGAATATCTGTTCCGATGGGGCCAACGACGGGCATCCACGCGGCTACGGCGCATTTACCCGCGTATTGGGGCGGTATGTGCGCGACCAGAAACTCATGCCGCTCGAAACCGCCATCCAGAAAATGACCAGCCTGACGGCCGAACACCTCGGCCTGACCGACAGAGGACTGATTGCCCCCGGCTATTACGCTGATTTGGTATTATTGAATCCGGAAACCGTGCAGGATAACGCCCGTATTGGCAGCAATAAAGCGTTGTCGAGCGGCATCGAAGCCGTTTGGGTGGCCGGGCAGCTTGTGTATCAGGGGCAAAAAACAACCGGTGCACATCCGGGCGTTTTAATTCGGCGGAAGTGA
- a CDS encoding DNA polymerase III, delta subunit (TIGRFAM: DNA polymerase III, delta subunit~PFAM: DNA polymerase III delta~KEGG: gme:Gmet_2298 DNA polymerase III, delta subunit), which translates to MIPAVDALLKDIRNKRIAPVYLIHGDEPYYLDRIAEELEKVAVPVAERGFNQFVLFGKETDAGAVLNYARRYPFMAERQLVLVKEAQQLNGINDKSTQTLFEDYALNPLPSTILMLCYVKEDGKPGLDERKAWVKAFGAKGKLLGVKKLYDNKIPDWVGEYCREQGAKVSPKACQLLADHIGNDLKRLAGEIDKILINLHVGEEISAATVERLVGISKEYNVFELQKALVQRDVVKANQIVDYFGRNPKDNPLVVILAQLFGYFSKVILVQASKDQTDKGLAPLLGVNPFFVKDYLSAARTFPLPKVAAIISAIRRADARSKGIDSPTMNESDILRELVFEVLH; encoded by the coding sequence TTGATTCCTGCTGTTGACGCCCTGTTAAAAGACATCCGCAATAAACGGATTGCACCTGTTTATCTGATTCATGGGGATGAACCCTATTACCTCGACCGAATTGCCGAAGAACTGGAAAAAGTGGCAGTGCCCGTTGCCGAGCGTGGATTCAACCAGTTTGTCCTCTTCGGGAAAGAGACCGATGCCGGAGCCGTTCTGAACTACGCCCGGCGTTATCCGTTCATGGCAGAGCGCCAGCTGGTACTTGTTAAAGAAGCCCAGCAACTGAACGGCATCAACGATAAGTCGACCCAGACCCTGTTTGAAGACTACGCCCTAAATCCGCTGCCGAGTACGATCCTGATGCTGTGTTACGTAAAAGAAGACGGCAAGCCGGGACTCGACGAGCGAAAAGCCTGGGTAAAGGCGTTCGGAGCGAAAGGAAAGCTGCTGGGAGTTAAGAAGCTATACGATAATAAAATTCCGGATTGGGTAGGGGAGTACTGCCGGGAACAGGGCGCCAAAGTTAGCCCGAAAGCCTGTCAGCTCCTGGCCGACCACATTGGTAATGACCTCAAGCGGCTGGCGGGAGAGATTGATAAAATCCTGATCAATCTACACGTTGGGGAAGAAATCTCCGCTGCCACCGTGGAGCGACTGGTGGGTATCAGCAAGGAGTACAACGTATTCGAACTTCAGAAAGCCCTCGTGCAACGCGACGTGGTGAAGGCCAATCAAATCGTCGATTATTTCGGCCGTAATCCAAAAGACAACCCATTGGTTGTTATTCTGGCGCAGTTGTTTGGCTATTTCAGCAAAGTAATTCTGGTGCAGGCGTCAAAAGACCAGACGGATAAAGGGCTGGCCCCACTGCTGGGCGTCAACCCATTCTTCGTTAAAGATTACCTCTCGGCCGCCCGCACATTTCCGCTTCCCAAAGTAGCCGCTATCATCAGCGCCATTCGTCGGGCCGACGCCCGCAGCAAAGGCATTGACTCGCCAACCATGAACGAAAGCGATATTCTTCGCGAGCTGGTGTTCGAGGTGCTGCATTAA
- a CDS encoding TonB-dependent receptor (PFAM: TonB-dependent receptor; TonB-dependent receptor plug~KEGG: tcx:Tcr_2015 TonB-dependent receptor) has product MGGLSRISLLIGLWVAAGLGCLAQSSTCTSVLKGQILGQENREPLVGATLYVRELKTGAVADSAGYFQLGQLCPGNYTIDFQFVGYKVTTQSIVIRQEPLVRLNPVLLVPDNQTLQEVVVTEHRSEAQQLLQTQVSLSGAALDQTRGQSLGESLKALTGLYAIQSGPSISKPVIHGLYSNRIIILNNGIRQEDQQWGSEHAPQVDQFLASRLTVIKGAASIRYGSDAIGGVILVEPSAMPTRPGIQAEVNLVGATNGGMGVVSGLVEGAFDKKLAGLSWRLQGTLKRSGYVKTPNYYLENTSYQENNFSGDLHYDHKNFGVELFYSQFDTKVGLFTGAQVGSLADLYTAISRPEPLVQPVFSYALNRPYQAVQHDLFKGRAHLHLPKGGTLTATVSRQQNTRREYDFVSFSGITTPELYLKLVTHTADLVWEHAPIKTEAGGRAGQWSGSVGFNGITQGNVRQYLFLIPNFRNYGAGLFAIERYAVGRLTLEGGLRYDYRWLRAYFLDEVTKQIYFTTHNWQNANGSLGVAYQLRPDLTLTGNVSTAWRAPNVADLYSNGLHQSAVAYERGNPNLRPEQAVNSNLVLAYAGKRLSGEIGVYSNRIENYIYLKPDSVPIVRQRGAFPSYTYNQVRATFRGVDATLTYKFTDQLAFTTKNSLLFAYNQTDHDYLVFIPANRSDNTLRYDWDRWGKLAKPYVSMTGLYVSRQNRSPSVTTRQENGAVIFTGDFAAPPPAYFLLGAEVGFQTQLGKQPLSVILSGTNLANVAYRDYLNRFRYFADEPGRNIMLKVKLPLAFPKRS; this is encoded by the coding sequence ATGGGTGGTTTGAGCAGAATAAGTTTATTGATTGGGTTGTGGGTAGCCGCAGGGCTGGGGTGTCTGGCGCAGAGCAGCACCTGTACCAGCGTGCTGAAAGGGCAGATTCTGGGGCAGGAAAACCGCGAGCCACTCGTTGGAGCGACTCTTTACGTTCGGGAGTTGAAAACCGGTGCCGTTGCTGATTCAGCGGGTTATTTTCAACTCGGGCAGCTGTGTCCGGGAAATTATACCATCGACTTTCAGTTTGTTGGTTATAAAGTCACGACACAGTCAATCGTGATCAGGCAGGAACCGCTGGTTCGCTTAAATCCGGTTTTGCTGGTGCCCGACAATCAAACCCTGCAGGAGGTTGTCGTAACGGAACACCGGTCCGAAGCCCAGCAGCTGCTTCAAACACAGGTGAGCCTGTCGGGGGCGGCTCTCGACCAAACCAGGGGTCAATCGCTGGGCGAGAGTTTGAAGGCACTTACCGGCTTATACGCCATCCAATCCGGCCCCAGTATTTCAAAGCCGGTCATTCACGGGCTTTACAGCAACCGAATTATAATTCTCAACAATGGCATCCGGCAGGAAGATCAGCAGTGGGGGAGTGAGCACGCGCCCCAGGTCGACCAGTTTCTGGCGTCCCGGCTGACGGTGATCAAAGGGGCGGCCAGTATCCGCTACGGGTCCGACGCTATTGGCGGGGTTATTTTGGTAGAGCCCAGCGCCATGCCCACCCGGCCGGGCATTCAGGCCGAAGTAAATCTGGTTGGAGCAACGAACGGGGGCATGGGTGTGGTATCAGGTCTGGTAGAAGGGGCATTCGATAAAAAACTGGCCGGGTTAAGCTGGCGATTGCAGGGAACCCTGAAACGGTCGGGCTACGTCAAAACACCGAACTACTATCTCGAAAATACCAGCTACCAAGAGAATAACTTTTCCGGTGATCTGCATTATGACCACAAGAATTTTGGTGTCGAGTTGTTTTACAGTCAATTCGATACGAAAGTGGGTCTGTTTACGGGTGCGCAGGTGGGTAGTCTGGCCGATTTATACACGGCCATTAGCCGACCTGAACCGCTGGTTCAGCCGGTTTTTTCCTATGCATTGAACCGCCCTTATCAGGCCGTTCAGCATGACTTGTTTAAAGGGCGGGCCCATCTACATCTGCCAAAAGGGGGCACGCTGACCGCTACCGTTTCCCGGCAGCAAAACACCCGCCGGGAGTATGACTTTGTCTCGTTCAGCGGCATAACGACGCCCGAATTGTATCTGAAATTAGTTACCCATACCGCCGATCTGGTTTGGGAGCATGCGCCGATTAAAACGGAAGCCGGAGGCCGTGCGGGGCAATGGTCGGGAAGTGTGGGTTTTAACGGGATCACGCAAGGCAACGTGCGGCAATATCTGTTCCTGATTCCTAATTTCCGGAACTACGGTGCCGGATTATTTGCCATTGAACGCTACGCAGTAGGACGTCTGACCCTGGAGGGCGGGTTGCGGTATGATTACCGCTGGTTACGGGCTTACTTCCTCGATGAAGTTACCAAACAAATCTATTTTACCACCCATAACTGGCAGAACGCCAACGGATCGCTGGGGGTAGCTTACCAGCTCCGGCCCGACCTGACCCTGACCGGCAACGTTAGCACTGCCTGGCGGGCTCCTAATGTCGCGGATTTGTATTCCAACGGCCTGCACCAAAGCGCGGTAGCCTACGAACGGGGTAATCCCAACCTGCGCCCGGAACAGGCTGTCAACAGTAACCTGGTGCTGGCCTATGCCGGGAAGCGGCTGAGTGGGGAAATTGGCGTTTATAGCAACCGGATCGAAAATTACATTTACCTCAAGCCCGATTCGGTACCCATTGTCCGGCAGCGGGGTGCTTTCCCGTCGTATACCTATAACCAGGTGCGGGCCACGTTTCGGGGAGTCGATGCTACCCTGACCTATAAATTTACCGATCAGCTGGCGTTCACGACAAAAAACTCGCTGCTGTTCGCCTATAACCAGACCGACCACGACTACCTCGTTTTCATCCCCGCCAATCGGTCGGATAATACGCTGCGTTACGATTGGGACCGGTGGGGTAAACTTGCCAAACCCTATGTGTCCATGACGGGCTTGTACGTATCCCGACAAAACCGTTCTCCCTCCGTGACTACCCGACAGGAGAACGGGGCCGTTATTTTCACCGGCGATTTTGCTGCGCCACCACCCGCTTATTTCCTGCTGGGGGCCGAAGTGGGGTTCCAGACTCAGCTCGGCAAGCAGCCCCTTAGTGTCATCCTGAGCGGCACCAACCTCGCCAATGTCGCTTACCGCGATTACCTGAACCGGTTCCGGTATTTCGCCGATGAGCCGGGACGCAACATCATGCTCAAAGTGAAATTACCACTGGCGTTTCCCAAAAGGTCTTAA